A region from the Saccharomonospora azurea NA-128 genome encodes:
- a CDS encoding FAD-dependent monooxygenase — MSSTGSGPGLRVAVVGAGIGGLATAAALKKWGVRCDVYEQAEHLREVGAGLQLAPNASAVLYRLGLAEPLRRVAVRPAAVEMRRWDTGTLLGRTELGAACEERYAAPYLTVHRADLHRILATACPEGSLHLAMRCAEVVEHDEEVRLHFADGSERRADVVIGADGIHSTVRAGLATDSPRYSGTMVYRGLAPADRLPRHRDDPRVRLWLGPGQHCVIYPVSEGDKVNVVATVPGRERTQESWTARGDVADVRAAYAGWHAEVREVLLALDEVSLWVLHDRDPLPSWTLGRRTVLGDAAHPMLPFLAQGANQAIEDAAALAACLGPVTCPDDVPAALTKYEAVRRDRTDTVHAGARRNNGMLHLPDGPEQRRRDAELATATDLSNQDWLYGHDAFTV, encoded by the coding sequence ATGTCCAGCACAGGGAGCGGGCCGGGACTGCGAGTGGCCGTCGTGGGCGCCGGGATCGGCGGCCTGGCCACCGCGGCCGCGCTGAAGAAGTGGGGAGTGCGGTGCGACGTCTACGAGCAGGCCGAGCATCTGCGTGAGGTGGGCGCGGGACTGCAACTCGCGCCCAACGCGAGCGCGGTGCTGTACCGGCTCGGCCTCGCCGAACCGTTGCGCCGGGTCGCGGTCCGTCCCGCCGCGGTCGAGATGCGGCGGTGGGACACCGGAACGCTGCTCGGGCGAACCGAGCTGGGCGCCGCGTGCGAGGAACGCTATGCGGCGCCCTATCTCACGGTGCATCGCGCCGACCTCCACCGCATCCTGGCCACCGCGTGCCCCGAGGGGTCGCTGCACCTGGCCATGCGCTGCGCGGAGGTCGTCGAGCACGACGAGGAGGTTCGGCTGCACTTCGCCGACGGTTCCGAGCGGCGCGCCGACGTGGTGATCGGGGCCGACGGTATCCACTCGACGGTCCGGGCCGGCCTGGCCACCGACTCGCCCCGGTACTCGGGGACGATGGTGTACCGCGGGCTGGCTCCCGCCGACCGGCTGCCTCGGCACCGGGACGACCCGCGGGTGCGCCTGTGGCTCGGACCGGGTCAGCACTGCGTGATCTACCCGGTGTCCGAGGGCGACAAGGTCAACGTGGTGGCCACCGTCCCCGGCCGGGAGAGGACACAGGAGTCGTGGACGGCGCGGGGTGACGTGGCCGACGTGCGCGCGGCGTACGCCGGCTGGCACGCCGAGGTGCGCGAGGTCCTGTTGGCCCTGGACGAGGTGAGCCTGTGGGTGCTGCACGACCGCGACCCCCTGCCGAGCTGGACGCTCGGACGGCGCACCGTACTCGGAGACGCAGCGCATCCGATGCTGCCGTTCCTGGCTCAGGGCGCCAATCAGGCCATCGAGGACGCCGCGGCGCTGGCCGCGTGCCTCGGCCCGGTCACCTGCCCGGACGACGTCCCGGCAGCGTTGACCAAGTACGAGGCGGTGCGGCGAGACCGGACCGACACGGTGCACGCCGGTGCGCGCCGCAACAACGGCATGCTGCACCTGCCGGACGGGCCGGAGCAGCGGCGCCGCGACGCCGAACTCGCCACGGCGACAGACCTGTCCAACCAGGACTGGCTGTACGGGCACGACGCGTTCACGGTGTGA
- a CDS encoding helix-turn-helix transcriptional regulator, which yields MLDGRTAQGSTETESSRHPGPSSTAPRGREGEWGRLTDALAHVSEGHTMIAVVDGPPGSGKTSMLGRLLQHAHRVGFGVRQPMLSRHHAVPRQYSPVGGDLRVVVGPKQTHISSLDWDHGHLPETTLPTLVGHAPQRAPMLVMCDDADRVDDRIIGECLDILAGSTERGALLVLTRCTARLARGEGTRLQGLLHSTPYPQVHLRLEPLPETVVTSLATERFGAPPCPGLQSMLVSTGGNPELVDALLGGLRDEGLIDVGETTASASPERVPHRVRSLAAVRLARLSDRCRRMLTVMSVVDTPLRVYQLASLLGESSTELLDVLQEALDSELLRSEDHRLVAAQQLVVRTLADELAQTVRRAILRDAGLLLRDSPEARDAAATHLLRAADTGDEPVLEAMTDLARRLARDQPARAAELALGVLRLTGEDDDAYVERVRTAVNTLMAAGRMSEAAELARCTLARPLDPETNAELRSTLANLLLMSGQTTEVTDEAEATLEERAAPTVVRQTATAAKIYGAFVREGAGSEAEARRILAAGSGGVGSMLAGTVLANVLWERGVLGEALTVARNAVAAVSHGTPPVWRPQPKLALAEKLVDLRESAEAEAVIRDLDAEIDRYGLAGQAAAPKLVRAELLLHTGRVPEAQELARDALRTVRNTGTFLLQPRALAVLALASLRGGDPIAAAGHVEEFAAAARDGVGFYRAPLEWIELQVIHARHGEHSAAAEALRRYRTELTTRRGLFVAEPGAGPWLIRLALRLGERELAHTLFDVLCSLSDDNPGFTLLGTAARHAQGLLDADAAALRQAVAEHRDPWAAAWAAEDLGTLLARTGAPGDATLPLEDALRRFERIGCRHDAARLRSKLRELGVYKRPAPSTTSDDSGWDCLDDTERTIATLVSQGLTNRQIAKQVFLSSSTVNYHLRKKFRKLGINSRVELAGFAHAGRDDRGD from the coding sequence TTGTTGGATGGGAGAACGGCACAAGGCTCCACAGAGACCGAATCGTCCAGGCACCCGGGACCGTCGTCCACGGCCCCAAGGGGACGGGAAGGTGAGTGGGGTCGGCTGACCGACGCTCTCGCCCACGTTTCCGAAGGCCACACGATGATCGCCGTCGTGGACGGGCCTCCGGGCTCCGGCAAGACATCGATGCTCGGCAGACTGCTCCAGCACGCTCATCGCGTCGGTTTCGGCGTCCGCCAACCGATGCTGTCCCGCCACCACGCGGTGCCCAGACAGTACAGCCCGGTGGGCGGTGATCTCCGCGTCGTCGTGGGTCCGAAACAGACTCACATCTCGTCCCTGGACTGGGACCATGGGCACCTGCCCGAGACGACGTTGCCGACTCTGGTGGGCCATGCTCCGCAACGGGCACCCATGCTCGTGATGTGCGACGACGCCGACCGCGTCGACGATCGAATCATCGGGGAATGCCTCGACATCCTCGCGGGCAGCACCGAACGCGGTGCGCTGCTCGTCCTCACCCGGTGCACGGCGCGCCTGGCACGCGGGGAAGGAACAAGACTGCAGGGTCTGCTGCACAGCACGCCGTACCCGCAGGTGCACCTGCGGCTCGAACCGCTGCCGGAGACAGTGGTCACGTCGTTGGCCACCGAACGGTTCGGAGCACCGCCCTGCCCCGGCCTCCAGAGCATGCTGGTGAGCACGGGAGGCAACCCCGAGCTGGTCGACGCGTTGCTCGGCGGTCTGCGCGACGAGGGGCTGATCGACGTCGGTGAGACCACCGCCTCGGCCAGCCCCGAGCGAGTTCCGCACCGGGTGCGCTCACTCGCCGCCGTGCGGCTGGCCCGCCTGTCCGACCGGTGCCGCCGGATGCTGACCGTGATGAGTGTCGTCGACACACCCCTGCGCGTGTACCAGTTGGCCTCGCTGCTCGGCGAGAGCTCCACGGAACTGCTCGACGTTCTCCAGGAGGCGCTCGACTCGGAGCTGCTCCGCTCGGAGGACCACCGCCTCGTCGCAGCCCAGCAACTCGTGGTGCGCACCCTCGCCGACGAGCTGGCGCAGACCGTGCGCCGCGCCATCCTGAGGGACGCGGGCCTGCTGCTGCGGGACTCTCCCGAGGCGCGGGACGCCGCGGCCACCCACCTTCTCCGTGCCGCGGACACGGGCGACGAACCGGTGTTGGAAGCGATGACCGACCTCGCCCGGCGCCTGGCCCGCGACCAGCCCGCGCGGGCGGCCGAACTCGCGCTGGGTGTGCTCCGGTTGACCGGCGAGGACGACGACGCCTACGTGGAACGCGTACGCACGGCCGTGAACACGCTGATGGCGGCGGGCCGCATGTCCGAAGCCGCGGAACTGGCGCGGTGCACGCTGGCGCGGCCCCTCGATCCCGAGACGAACGCCGAGCTTCGCTCCACGCTGGCCAACCTGCTGCTGATGAGCGGGCAGACCACGGAGGTCACCGACGAAGCGGAGGCCACGCTGGAGGAACGCGCGGCACCCACGGTGGTGCGGCAGACCGCCACGGCGGCCAAGATCTACGGCGCGTTCGTGCGGGAAGGCGCGGGCTCGGAGGCGGAGGCTCGGCGCATCCTCGCGGCCGGCTCGGGCGGCGTCGGTTCGATGCTGGCCGGGACGGTGCTGGCCAACGTGCTGTGGGAACGCGGCGTGTTGGGCGAGGCGCTGACCGTCGCCCGCAACGCGGTGGCGGCCGTGTCGCACGGTACGCCGCCCGTGTGGCGCCCCCAGCCGAAGCTCGCACTCGCCGAGAAGTTGGTGGATCTGCGGGAGTCCGCCGAGGCCGAGGCGGTGATCCGCGACCTCGACGCCGAGATCGACCGGTACGGGCTGGCGGGCCAGGCCGCAGCGCCGAAGCTGGTGCGGGCGGAACTCCTCCTGCACACCGGGCGGGTGCCCGAGGCACAGGAGCTGGCCCGGGACGCACTGCGTACCGTGCGCAACACCGGGACCTTCCTGCTCCAGCCGCGCGCATTGGCCGTGCTGGCGCTGGCCTCGCTCCGCGGAGGTGATCCCATCGCGGCGGCCGGACACGTGGAGGAGTTCGCCGCGGCCGCCCGCGACGGTGTCGGTTTCTACCGGGCCCCGCTCGAATGGATCGAGCTGCAGGTCATCCACGCCCGGCACGGCGAGCACAGCGCGGCCGCCGAGGCCCTGCGCCGCTACCGCACCGAGCTGACCACACGACGCGGTCTCTTCGTCGCGGAACCGGGTGCGGGGCCGTGGCTGATCCGGCTGGCATTGCGGCTCGGCGAACGCGAGCTGGCGCACACGCTCTTCGACGTGCTGTGCTCGCTCAGCGACGACAACCCGGGGTTCACGCTGCTCGGCACCGCGGCCCGGCACGCACAGGGGCTGCTCGACGCCGATGCCGCCGCACTTCGGCAGGCAGTCGCGGAGCACCGCGACCCGTGGGCGGCGGCGTGGGCGGCCGAGGACCTGGGCACGCTGCTGGCACGGACCGGCGCCCCGGGTGATGCCACCCTGCCGCTCGAAGACGCGCTACGCCGGTTCGAGCGCATCGGCTGCCGGCACGACGCCGCCCGGCTGCGCAGCAAACTCCGCGAGCTCGGGGTGTACAAGAGACCGGCCCCGAGCACCACCTCGGACGACTCGGGCTGGGACTGCCTCGACGACACCGAGCGCACCATCGCCACGCTGGTGAGTCAGGGGCTGACCAACCGGCAGATCGCCAAGCAGGTCTTCCTCTCCTCGTCCACAGTGAACTACCACCTGCGCAAGAAGTTCCGCAAACTCGGCATCAACAGCCGGGTCGAGCTCGCCGGGTTCGCGCACGCCGGTCGTGACGACCGCGGCGACTGA
- a CDS encoding AtaL-like protein codes for MVTFSHTVLVNDPDSARPIERDLLWSKLLEKAANPVYYVPSITRCAVLERFDDGSFVREIELRHQMEVREHVHPHKSDRIVFQQLNSPVLETITNEIGEDEQGRLTFTLTATLSDKGMEATQHEPGFLLMNDLLFFDTARATVNTLRLTAHELTPAL; via the coding sequence ATGGTGACCTTCAGTCACACCGTACTCGTCAACGATCCGGACAGCGCCCGTCCCATCGAGCGCGACCTGTTGTGGTCGAAGCTGCTGGAGAAGGCGGCGAACCCGGTGTACTACGTGCCGTCCATCACACGGTGCGCGGTGCTCGAACGATTCGACGACGGATCGTTCGTCCGGGAGATTGAACTGCGCCACCAAATGGAGGTACGGGAGCACGTTCATCCGCACAAATCGGACCGGATCGTGTTTCAACAGTTGAACAGCCCGGTGTTGGAAACAATTACGAACGAGATCGGCGAGGACGAGCAGGGAAGGCTGACGTTTACACTCACGGCGACGCTCTCGGACAAAGGCATGGAAGCGACCCAACATGAACCAGGTTTCCTTCTGATGAACGACCTACTCTTCTTCGACACCGCCCGCGCCACTGTAAACACGTTGCGACTCACAGCGCACGAGCTCACTCCTGCTCTGTGA
- a CDS encoding ATP-binding protein: protein MSRRTARRAALDAVLAAVPSAAAGRGHAVVVSGPPGIGKTRLLSLARESGHEAGLTVVHGHASELDRVAPLSALLHALRRADPPLLSGPEVTDMAEFARDSANRLWLIHRIGERLEERSAERPVLVLFDDAQWVDEVTAYALRVLVPSMAHNPVSWLIACRPETNPGPGSATVDWLLRDGAESVRLAPLDATEIAQMCREELGVEPGPEVLSLAQRTGGNPLLLTELLDAMREAEGAELGDGIAGLVSGPLPNAFVEAVSHRLRNLSPTTRRLLDIAAVFGKPITVHDAAALGAGSPLELVDSVREGVELGILSGDSAQLCFRQQLVREVLYRHLPEVTRRMLHREAATRLNLQGRSVEAAEHLLSSALPGDRQAVEALLGVLTTVIATAPNAAADLLLRTLDLLGEHEPSRAKLTAHAVHALTAAGRVTEARRLGERAVATRMLGDFDAAVHLGLAEAAKHAGDDRGALDHIERALAAEPALPMRARLLALRAHACLYVDDFDGTQAAGKEAVTLGRSVVSAPARGGRSGDTRTEAAPDAAVFAGAALSVVAAAAGDLDRGLEEADVAVALADAEGGQARHRHPRLWLARVLLWSDRFAEAEAVLEVGQREAEALGTGWSMPLWHCYRAELRLAVGRLDDAATEAEAGLRVAAELDALALTASLEAVLVQAALWRGRGSDARAALRRGLDQRERGIGMLAEDLTWEQALVAVDAGDDKTALRVLSDLLDRLPGRALLLVEEPTAAPRLVRLALAEGDTDLADRVVDAAAIVADRNPRVRSFTAAARHAEGLRDDARATLAEAADLFDDSGRPLAAAWALEDVAAVAARAGDRAGAVRALERAQTLTARCGADRETTRLHQTLRTLGEKGRSARATGAATGWAALTESELRVARLVAEGLTNRATARSLFLSPHTVDTHLRHIYAKLGVSSRVELVRLALRHEGGGNHEKT, encoded by the coding sequence ATGAGCAGGAGGACCGCACGACGTGCTGCGCTGGACGCCGTGCTCGCCGCCGTGCCCTCGGCCGCAGCGGGTCGCGGGCACGCGGTCGTGGTGTCCGGGCCGCCCGGCATCGGTAAGACGCGACTGTTGTCCCTCGCCCGCGAGAGCGGGCACGAGGCGGGGTTGACCGTCGTGCACGGGCACGCCTCCGAACTCGACCGGGTGGCACCGCTGTCGGCGTTGCTGCACGCACTTCGACGCGCGGATCCTCCTTTGCTCTCCGGCCCGGAAGTGACGGACATGGCCGAATTCGCGCGCGATTCCGCCAACCGGCTGTGGCTGATTCATCGAATAGGCGAACGTCTCGAGGAACGTTCGGCCGAACGGCCGGTCCTCGTGCTTTTCGACGACGCCCAATGGGTCGACGAGGTCACCGCGTACGCTCTCCGAGTTCTCGTGCCGTCCATGGCGCACAATCCGGTGTCCTGGTTGATCGCCTGCCGACCCGAGACGAATCCGGGTCCCGGATCGGCCACTGTGGACTGGTTGTTGCGCGACGGTGCCGAGTCCGTCCGCCTCGCACCCCTGGACGCCACCGAGATCGCGCAAATGTGCCGGGAGGAACTCGGCGTGGAACCCGGCCCCGAGGTGCTGTCGCTCGCGCAGCGCACCGGCGGGAATCCGCTGCTGTTGACCGAACTGCTCGACGCGATGCGGGAGGCCGAGGGCGCCGAGCTCGGCGACGGCATCGCCGGCCTGGTCTCGGGTCCACTGCCGAACGCGTTCGTCGAGGCGGTGTCGCACCGGCTCCGCAACCTCTCTCCCACGACCCGACGGCTGCTCGACATCGCCGCCGTGTTCGGCAAACCGATCACCGTGCACGACGCCGCCGCGCTCGGAGCCGGGTCGCCACTCGAACTCGTCGACAGTGTGCGCGAGGGAGTGGAACTGGGGATCCTGTCCGGTGACAGTGCCCAGCTGTGCTTCCGCCAGCAACTCGTCCGGGAGGTGCTGTACCGGCACCTGCCCGAGGTCACCCGCCGGATGCTGCACCGGGAGGCCGCCACCCGGCTCAACCTCCAGGGCCGGTCGGTGGAGGCCGCCGAGCACCTGCTCTCCAGCGCGCTGCCCGGGGACCGCCAGGCCGTGGAGGCGTTGCTCGGCGTCCTCACCACGGTGATCGCCACCGCCCCGAACGCCGCCGCCGACCTCCTGCTGCGCACACTCGACCTGCTCGGCGAGCACGAACCGAGCCGCGCCAAGCTGACGGCCCACGCGGTCCACGCGCTCACCGCCGCCGGACGGGTCACCGAGGCCCGTCGTCTCGGCGAACGCGCGGTGGCGACCCGGATGCTGGGCGACTTCGACGCGGCCGTGCACCTGGGCCTCGCCGAAGCCGCCAAGCACGCGGGTGACGACCGGGGCGCGCTCGACCACATCGAGCGGGCGTTGGCCGCTGAACCCGCGTTGCCGATGCGCGCGCGTCTGCTCGCCTTGCGCGCGCACGCCTGCCTCTACGTCGACGACTTCGACGGCACCCAGGCGGCGGGCAAGGAGGCGGTGACGCTCGGTCGTTCGGTGGTGTCCGCACCGGCGCGGGGCGGACGCTCCGGTGACACGCGCACCGAGGCGGCGCCCGACGCCGCCGTGTTCGCGGGAGCGGCGCTGAGCGTCGTCGCGGCCGCGGCGGGCGATCTCGACCGCGGTCTGGAGGAGGCCGACGTCGCCGTGGCGCTCGCCGACGCCGAGGGCGGCCAGGCGCGGCACCGGCATCCTCGACTGTGGCTGGCCCGGGTGCTGCTGTGGAGCGACCGCTTCGCGGAGGCCGAGGCCGTCCTCGAAGTCGGTCAGCGGGAGGCCGAGGCGCTGGGAACGGGCTGGTCGATGCCGCTGTGGCACTGCTACCGGGCCGAGCTGCGACTCGCCGTGGGCAGGCTCGACGACGCCGCCACCGAAGCGGAGGCCGGCCTGCGGGTGGCCGCCGAGCTGGACGCCCTCGCGCTGACCGCGTCGTTGGAGGCCGTTCTCGTCCAGGCCGCGCTGTGGAGGGGCCGCGGTTCCGATGCCCGTGCGGCGCTGCGGCGCGGACTCGACCAGCGCGAACGGGGCATCGGCATGCTGGCCGAGGACCTGACCTGGGAACAGGCGCTGGTGGCCGTCGACGCGGGCGACGACAAGACTGCTCTGCGGGTGTTGTCGGATCTGCTCGACCGGCTCCCCGGACGCGCCCTGCTGCTCGTCGAGGAACCGACGGCGGCGCCGCGACTGGTGCGGCTCGCGCTGGCCGAGGGTGACACCGACCTCGCGGACCGGGTGGTCGACGCGGCCGCGATTGTCGCCGACCGCAACCCCCGGGTGCGGTCGTTCACCGCGGCTGCCCGGCATGCCGAGGGGCTGCGCGACGACGCACGGGCCACCCTGGCCGAGGCCGCCGACCTGTTCGACGACAGCGGCCGCCCGCTGGCCGCCGCGTGGGCGCTGGAGGATGTCGCGGCCGTGGCCGCCCGTGCCGGAGACCGTGCGGGCGCGGTGCGCGCGCTGGAACGAGCACAGACGTTGACCGCGCGATGCGGAGCCGACCGCGAGACCACCCGCCTCCACCAGACGCTGCGGACGCTGGGGGAGAAGGGCCGGAGCGCTCGCGCGACCGGCGCCGCCACGGGCTGGGCGGCACTGACCGAGTCCGAACTACGCGTCGCCCGGTTGGTCGCCGAGGGGTTGACCAACCGCGCGACCGCCCGCAGCCTCTTCCTCTCCCCTCACACGGTGGACACCCACCTCCGGCACATCTACGCCAAACTCGGCGTCTCCAGCCGGGTCGAGCTCGTCCGGCTGGCGCTGCGCCACGAAGGCGGAGGCAATCACGAGAAGACGTGA
- a CDS encoding MFS transporter — MSRDVQPLSVRRDRASARSPWLPFSMLAVIEFITVLDASIVNVALPSIEAEFGFTPQALAWVVDAYLLAYAGFLLLGGRAADVLGRRRMYFAGLALFTVSSLVCGISQDAAQLLIGRGFQGLGAALVAPAALALIGDLFTVESDRNRALGIWGSMAGIGGAAGMVLGGLLTTADWRWTFLINVPIGIGVFIASSRLLPKIGRTTTSRLDLFGALLGTSGLCVLLLAITRAQDIGWLSGQSLTSFAVALVLLGAFVVRQLTAAEPLLPTHLFRRPSLALGNVVIALVGVLLFATFFVVTLYMQRVRGFSPLTTGLLYLPINASMWLGSWLAPRVIGALSPSGSLAAGLFLQGAGLAWWTSVLTVDGNFVFTFLVPAMLWCFGLGLSIVSAFVVCTSGVDAEVRGAASGLATTTYQSGGAIGLAVLVAVADSRTGELLAGPAGERPSEAAALVSGYSASLLVGVVVAAVGVALALLARRLTSATPAAPETATQ; from the coding sequence ATGAGCCGCGACGTTCAACCACTGTCCGTGCGGCGGGACCGGGCGAGTGCACGCAGCCCCTGGCTGCCTTTCTCGATGCTCGCGGTGATCGAGTTCATCACCGTGCTGGACGCGTCGATCGTCAACGTCGCGTTGCCGTCGATCGAGGCGGAGTTCGGGTTCACCCCGCAGGCCCTGGCCTGGGTGGTCGACGCCTACCTCCTCGCCTACGCGGGCTTCCTGCTGCTCGGCGGCCGCGCGGCCGACGTTCTCGGACGCCGCCGGATGTACTTCGCCGGTCTCGCGTTGTTCACCGTCAGTTCCCTTGTCTGCGGGATCTCCCAGGACGCGGCGCAACTGCTGATCGGGCGCGGTTTCCAAGGACTCGGTGCCGCGCTGGTCGCACCGGCCGCGCTCGCTTTGATCGGCGACCTCTTCACGGTCGAGTCGGACCGTAACCGGGCGCTGGGCATCTGGGGCAGCATGGCCGGTATCGGCGGTGCGGCGGGCATGGTCCTCGGCGGACTGCTCACCACGGCGGACTGGCGCTGGACCTTCCTGATCAACGTGCCGATCGGCATCGGGGTGTTCATCGCGAGCTCGAGGCTGCTGCCGAAGATCGGCCGCACCACCACGAGCAGGCTCGACCTGTTCGGCGCGTTGCTCGGCACCAGCGGTCTCTGCGTGTTGCTGCTCGCCATCACCCGCGCCCAGGACATCGGCTGGTTGTCCGGGCAGAGCCTCACGTCGTTCGCCGTCGCCCTCGTGCTGCTCGGTGCGTTCGTGGTCCGGCAGCTCACCGCCGCCGAACCGCTGCTGCCCACGCACCTGTTCCGGCGTCCCTCACTCGCCCTCGGCAACGTCGTCATCGCCCTGGTGGGTGTGCTGCTGTTCGCGACGTTCTTCGTGGTCACCCTCTACATGCAGCGCGTGCGCGGGTTCAGCCCGCTGACCACCGGCCTGCTGTATCTGCCCATCAACGCGTCGATGTGGCTGGGCTCGTGGCTGGCTCCGAGGGTGATCGGGGCACTGTCGCCCAGCGGGTCGTTGGCGGCCGGACTCTTCCTGCAGGGCGCCGGGCTGGCGTGGTGGACGAGCGTGTTGACGGTCGACGGGAACTTCGTGTTCACCTTCCTCGTGCCCGCGATGCTCTGGTGCTTCGGGCTGGGCCTGTCGATCGTCTCGGCGTTCGTGGTGTGCACCAGTGGGGTCGACGCGGAGGTGCGCGGCGCCGCGTCGGGACTGGCCACGACGACCTACCAGTCCGGCGGCGCGATCGGTCTCGCCGTGTTGGTGGCGGTGGCCGACAGTCGCACCGGAGAGCTGCTGGCCGGACCGGCTGGGGAGCGTCCGTCCGAGGCGGCCGCGCTCGTCTCCGGATACAGCGCGAGCCTGCTCGTCGGCGTGGTCGTCGCGGCCGTCGGCGTCGCGCTCGCTCTTCTCGCCCGGCGACTGACCTCGGCGACTCCCGCCGCACCGGAGACCGCCACTCAGTGA
- a CDS encoding FAD-dependent monooxygenase produces MNEQTTSVVVVGAGPVGCTLALELARHGVHCTVVERTTESTPHPKMDFLNARSMELLRRLGVSDAIREEGVGAQHPFDFHWIDRLGTPPITVWRYPSVSGMRERYREHNDGSAPWEPYQRLQGSLLERLLRERVRALPEAEVHEGTRVTSLTQDADGVELRLVDEQGRSRSVRASYVVGCDGAGSVVRRSIGIDSPSIAPPAPQRDVYFRSADPRLREHGRFFLGIAGRGLVLVSRDERDTWTASLPRTTDAHDDTDPVDDIRSRVGVDLRIDEVINVVDWEGTLAVAERYRSGRVFLAGDAAHQFFPTGGHGANTGIADAVDLGWKLAAVIRGWGGPRLLDSYEPERRPVAVFNREMSANLLDVWRRYFTLFGSGVSSAHLAGYLEQQSFQIDNVGIHFGYRYADSPVVHADDGTPPRWTWRGIVPTTWPGCRAPSVRLADGTELFDLLSTGYTLVDFTEEGAGKPLVDDATRAGIPMVHLPCADDHARTVWERDLVLVRPDQHVAWRASGAPDDWDAVLRRVTGRHR; encoded by the coding sequence ATGAACGAACAGACGACGTCGGTGGTGGTGGTCGGAGCGGGCCCTGTCGGGTGCACCCTCGCGCTGGAGCTGGCGAGGCACGGTGTGCACTGCACGGTCGTGGAGCGTACGACCGAGTCGACACCGCATCCGAAGATGGACTTCCTCAACGCCCGCAGCATGGAATTGCTCCGCCGCCTCGGGGTGTCCGACGCGATCCGCGAGGAGGGAGTGGGGGCGCAGCACCCGTTCGACTTCCACTGGATCGACCGGCTCGGCACGCCACCGATCACGGTCTGGCGGTATCCGTCAGTGTCCGGGATGCGGGAGCGCTACCGGGAACACAACGACGGCTCGGCGCCGTGGGAGCCCTACCAGCGGTTGCAGGGCTCGTTGCTGGAGCGCCTCCTGCGGGAACGGGTCCGTGCGCTGCCCGAGGCCGAGGTGCACGAGGGCACGCGGGTCACCTCGCTCACGCAGGACGCCGACGGGGTGGAGCTGCGGCTGGTCGACGAGCAGGGGCGTTCCCGTTCCGTGCGCGCCTCCTACGTCGTCGGGTGTGACGGCGCGGGCAGTGTGGTGCGCAGGAGCATCGGCATCGATTCGCCGTCGATCGCGCCACCCGCGCCGCAGCGCGACGTGTACTTCCGCAGCGCCGACCCGAGGCTGCGCGAACACGGCCGGTTCTTCCTCGGGATCGCGGGCCGCGGGCTGGTCCTGGTGTCCCGCGACGAACGCGACACCTGGACGGCGTCGTTGCCCCGCACCACCGACGCGCACGACGACACCGATCCGGTCGACGACATCCGCTCCCGCGTCGGAGTCGACCTCCGGATCGACGAGGTCATCAACGTGGTCGACTGGGAGGGCACGCTGGCCGTGGCCGAGCGCTACCGCAGCGGCCGCGTGTTCCTGGCGGGCGACGCGGCACACCAGTTCTTCCCCACCGGCGGGCACGGCGCCAACACGGGCATCGCGGACGCGGTGGACCTCGGCTGGAAACTCGCCGCCGTGATCCGCGGCTGGGGCGGACCGCGGCTCCTCGACAGCTACGAGCCGGAACGCAGGCCGGTGGCCGTGTTCAACCGCGAGATGAGCGCGAACCTGCTCGACGTCTGGCGGCGCTACTTCACCCTGTTCGGCTCCGGTGTCTCGTCCGCACACCTCGCCGGCTACCTGGAGCAGCAGAGCTTCCAGATCGACAACGTGGGTATCCACTTCGGCTACCGCTACGCGGATTCTCCCGTCGTCCACGCCGACGACGGCACGCCTCCGCGCTGGACGTGGCGCGGCATCGTGCCGACGACCTGGCCGGGATGCCGCGCGCCCAGCGTCCGTCTCGCGGACGGGACGGAGTTGTTCGACCTGCTCTCCACGGGATACACCCTCGTGGACTTCACGGAGGAGGGTGCGGGCAAGCCGTTGGTCGACGACGCGACCCGAGCGGGCATACCGATGGTCCACCTTCCCTGCGCGGACGACCACGCCCGCACAGTGTGGGAGCGCGACCTGGTGCTCGTGCGCCCGGACCAGCACGTGGCCTGGCGGGCGAGTGGGGCGCCCGACGACTGGGACGCGGTGTTGCGGCGTGTCACGGGACGACACCGATGA